One Microtus pennsylvanicus isolate mMicPen1 chromosome 3, mMicPen1.hap1, whole genome shotgun sequence DNA window includes the following coding sequences:
- the Pou2af1 gene encoding POU domain class 2-associating factor 1 isoform X2 — MLWQKSTAPEQAPAPPRPYQGVRVKEPVKELLRRKRGHASSGAAAPPTAVVLPHQPLATYSTVGPSCLDMEVSASTVTEEGTLCAGWLSQPAPATLQPLTPWTPYTEYVSHEAVSCPYSADMYVQPVCPSYTVVGPSSVLTYASPPLITNVTPRSTATPAVGPQLEGPEHQAPLTYFPWPQPLSTLPASSLQYQPPAPALPGPQFVQLPISISEPVLQDMDDPRRAISSLTIDKLLLEEEQSNTYELNHTLSVEGF, encoded by the exons ATGCTCTGGCAAAAAT CCACAGCTCCAGAGCAAGCTCCTGCCCCACCACGGCCATACCAGGGTGTTCGAGTCAAGGAGCCAGTGAAGGAGCTACTGAGGAGAAAGCGTGGCCATGCCAGCAGTGGGGCAGCTGCTCCACCTACTGCG GTGGTGCTGCCCCACCAGCCCCTGGCAACCTACAGCACAGTGG GTCCTTCCTGCCTTGATATGGAGGTttctgcttccacagtgacagAGGAGGGGACATTGTGTGCTGGCTGGCTCTCCCAACCTGCCCCGGCCACCCTCCAGCCCTTGACTCCATGGACACCCTACACGGAGTATGTGTCCCACGAAGCTGTCAGCTGCCCTTACTCAGCTGACATGTATGTGCAGCCGGTTTGCCCCAGTTACACAGTGGTGGGGCCCTCCTCGGTGCTGACCTACGCTTCCCCGCCACTCATTACTAATGTCACG CCAAGAAGCACCGCTACACCTGCCGTGGGGCCCCAGCTGGAGGGTCCGGAGCACCAGGCACCCCTCACCTATTTCCCGTGGCCTCAGCCCCTTTCCACGTTGCCTGCCTCCAGTCTGCAGTACCAacctccagccccagccctgcctgGGCCCCAGTTTGTCCAGCTTCCCATCTCTATCTCAGAGCCAGTCCTTCAGGACATGGATGACCCCAGAAGGGCCATCAGCTCCCTGACCATTGACAAGCTGCTTCTGGAGGAAGAGCAAAGCAACACCTATGAGCTCAACCACACCCTCTCTGTGGAGGGCTTTTAG
- the Pou2af1 gene encoding POU domain class 2-associating factor 1 isoform X1 yields the protein MRVPVSPRWCWRATAPEQAPAPPRPYQGVRVKEPVKELLRRKRGHASSGAAAPPTAVVLPHQPLATYSTVGPSCLDMEVSASTVTEEGTLCAGWLSQPAPATLQPLTPWTPYTEYVSHEAVSCPYSADMYVQPVCPSYTVVGPSSVLTYASPPLITNVTPRSTATPAVGPQLEGPEHQAPLTYFPWPQPLSTLPASSLQYQPPAPALPGPQFVQLPISISEPVLQDMDDPRRAISSLTIDKLLLEEEQSNTYELNHTLSVEGF from the exons ATGCGAGTGCCAGTCAGCCCCAGatggtgttggagag CCACAGCTCCAGAGCAAGCTCCTGCCCCACCACGGCCATACCAGGGTGTTCGAGTCAAGGAGCCAGTGAAGGAGCTACTGAGGAGAAAGCGTGGCCATGCCAGCAGTGGGGCAGCTGCTCCACCTACTGCG GTGGTGCTGCCCCACCAGCCCCTGGCAACCTACAGCACAGTGG GTCCTTCCTGCCTTGATATGGAGGTttctgcttccacagtgacagAGGAGGGGACATTGTGTGCTGGCTGGCTCTCCCAACCTGCCCCGGCCACCCTCCAGCCCTTGACTCCATGGACACCCTACACGGAGTATGTGTCCCACGAAGCTGTCAGCTGCCCTTACTCAGCTGACATGTATGTGCAGCCGGTTTGCCCCAGTTACACAGTGGTGGGGCCCTCCTCGGTGCTGACCTACGCTTCCCCGCCACTCATTACTAATGTCACG CCAAGAAGCACCGCTACACCTGCCGTGGGGCCCCAGCTGGAGGGTCCGGAGCACCAGGCACCCCTCACCTATTTCCCGTGGCCTCAGCCCCTTTCCACGTTGCCTGCCTCCAGTCTGCAGTACCAacctccagccccagccctgcctgGGCCCCAGTTTGTCCAGCTTCCCATCTCTATCTCAGAGCCAGTCCTTCAGGACATGGATGACCCCAGAAGGGCCATCAGCTCCCTGACCATTGACAAGCTGCTTCTGGAGGAAGAGCAAAGCAACACCTATGAGCTCAACCACACCCTCTCTGTGGAGGGCTTTTAG